From a single Sinorhizobium sp. RAC02 genomic region:
- a CDS encoding chemotaxis protein CheW, with translation MAGTSSESQFVTFSLENEVFAVPVSVVREILDHEDAFKIPHGPDYLLGLRDVRGQGVPVIDLRLRLGMTKTEKTPHTRALVLDVPMGDKTLTLGLVADRVFEVIPFREEEIEGAPDIGVRWRSDYIAGVVRRNGGFVVIVDLARLFSGAEVAMMGSANRLAATA, from the coding sequence ATGGCCGGCACGTCCTCCGAATCCCAGTTCGTCACCTTCAGTCTCGAAAACGAGGTCTTTGCCGTGCCGGTCTCGGTGGTGCGGGAAATCCTCGACCATGAGGATGCCTTCAAGATCCCGCACGGGCCGGACTATCTGCTCGGGCTTCGGGATGTGCGGGGCCAGGGTGTGCCGGTCATCGATCTCCGTCTTCGTCTCGGCATGACGAAGACGGAGAAGACGCCGCACACGCGGGCCCTCGTGCTCGATGTGCCGATGGGCGACAAGACCCTCACGCTTGGCCTCGTCGCCGACCGGGTCTTCGAGGTCATTCCTTTCCGCGAAGAGGAAATCGAGGGTGCGCCGGATATCGGCGTGCGCTGGCGATCGGATTACATTGCAGGCGTGGTGCGCCGGAACGGCGGCTTCGTCGTCATCGTCGATCTTGCGCGCCTGTTCTCGGGCGCGGAAGTCGCGATGATGGGCAGCGCCAACCGCCTCGCCGCCACGGCATAA
- a CDS encoding protein-glutamate O-methyltransferase CheR: protein MGAALRAHGAEEGLSSRNFDALSRYIYDYSGIKMPVTKLTMLEGRLRRRLRATGIPNFNDYCDYLFKRGGIDKEAIFLIDAVTTNKTDFFREPKHFDYMAETGLPEMVAAGHKRLRLWSAACSIGAEPYTMAMVLQDFIDGQPGLDYRILATDLSTDVLQAARRGVYPRDMVQPVPADMKRQYVMTSRDAARGEVRIHPRLRSTVGFARLNLMDSAYKVGEPMHMIFCRNVLIYFEKPTQAKVLSRLCDCLVPGGFLYVGHSETVTGITLPVRQVANTVFKKI from the coding sequence GTGGGAGCAGCATTGCGGGCGCATGGGGCGGAGGAAGGCTTGAGCAGCCGGAACTTCGATGCCCTGTCACGCTACATCTATGACTATAGCGGCATCAAGATGCCGGTAACGAAGCTGACGATGCTGGAAGGCCGCCTGCGGCGACGGCTCCGGGCGACCGGCATCCCCAACTTCAACGACTATTGCGACTACCTCTTCAAGCGTGGCGGCATCGACAAGGAGGCGATCTTCCTCATCGATGCCGTGACCACCAACAAGACCGATTTCTTCCGCGAGCCGAAACACTTCGACTACATGGCCGAGACCGGCCTGCCGGAAATGGTGGCCGCCGGCCACAAGCGGCTGCGGCTGTGGAGCGCCGCCTGCTCGATCGGCGCGGAACCCTATACGATGGCGATGGTGCTGCAGGATTTCATCGATGGCCAACCCGGCCTCGACTACCGCATCCTCGCCACCGATCTTTCGACCGACGTGCTGCAAGCGGCGCGGCGCGGCGTCTATCCGCGCGACATGGTCCAGCCCGTTCCTGCCGACATGAAGCGCCAATATGTCATGACGTCGCGGGATGCCGCGCGCGGCGAGGTGCGCATCCATCCGCGCCTGCGCTCGACGGTCGGCTTTGCGCGGCTCAACCTCATGGACAGCGCCTACAAGGTGGGCGAGCCGATGCACATGATCTTCTGCCGCAACGTGCTGATCTATTTCGAAAAGCCGACGCAGGCGAAGGTGCTGTCGAGGCTCTGCGACTGCCTCGTGCCCGGCGGCTTCCTCTATGTCGGCCACTCCGAAACGGTCACCGGCATCACCCTGCCGGTGCGCCAGGTCGCCAACACGGTTTTCAAGAAGATCTGA
- a CDS encoding chemotaxis response regulator protein-glutamate methylesterase: MPLPVKKIRVLIIDDSASVRQALTHVLEQDPEIEVMGAASDPFMAAKKIQEEIPDVITLDVEMPRMDGITFLRKLMSQRPIPVVMCSSLTEEGSETLMQALEAGAVDIILKPKIGAADHLAESGMRIREAVKGAAVARIGSHRRAAVPSGPTAKLTADAVLPPPSGRAMAKTTEMVACVGASTGGTEALRVMLEQLPANSPGLVIVQHMPEKFTAAFAKRLNSLCEVEVKEAVHGDPVLRGHVLIAPGDKHMMLERQGARYHVAVREGPLVSRHRPSVDVLFRSAARSAGGNAMGVIMTGMGDDGARGMAEMHQAGAYTVAQDEATSVVFGMPKEAIAHGGVDRILPLEQLAREILVADRRR, from the coding sequence ATGCCCCTTCCGGTCAAGAAAATCCGCGTTCTCATCATCGACGACTCGGCAAGCGTGCGCCAGGCGCTGACCCACGTGCTGGAGCAGGATCCCGAGATCGAGGTGATGGGGGCGGCCTCCGATCCGTTCATGGCGGCGAAGAAGATCCAGGAAGAGATCCCCGACGTCATCACGCTGGACGTGGAAATGCCGCGCATGGACGGCATCACCTTCCTGCGCAAGCTGATGTCGCAGCGGCCGATCCCCGTCGTCATGTGCTCTTCGCTCACCGAGGAAGGCTCCGAAACGCTGATGCAGGCGCTGGAGGCCGGTGCTGTCGATATCATCCTGAAGCCCAAGATCGGTGCGGCCGACCATCTCGCCGAATCGGGCATGCGCATCCGCGAGGCGGTGAAGGGTGCGGCCGTCGCCCGCATCGGCTCTCACCGACGAGCCGCCGTGCCTTCAGGCCCAACGGCAAAACTCACCGCCGACGCCGTGCTGCCGCCACCCTCCGGCCGCGCCATGGCGAAGACGACGGAAATGGTCGCCTGCGTTGGCGCATCTACCGGGGGCACGGAGGCGCTCCGTGTCATGCTCGAGCAGCTGCCGGCAAACTCGCCCGGTCTTGTCATCGTCCAGCACATGCCGGAGAAATTCACCGCCGCTTTCGCCAAACGGCTGAACAGCCTGTGCGAAGTCGAGGTCAAGGAGGCCGTGCACGGCGATCCGGTGCTGCGCGGCCATGTGCTGATCGCACCCGGCGACAAGCACATGATGCTGGAGCGGCAAGGTGCGCGCTACCACGTCGCGGTGCGCGAAGGCCCCCTCGTCTCCCGTCACCGGCCGTCCGTCGATGTGCTCTTCCGCTCCGCTGCCCGTTCGGCTGGCGGCAACGCGATGGGCGTCATCATGACCGGCATGGGTGACGACGGTGCGCGCGGCATGGCCGAGATGCACCAGGCCGGCGCCTATACCGTCGCGCAGGACGAGGCGACGTCCGTGGTCTTCGGCATGCCGAAGGAGGCGATCGCCCATGGCGGTGTCGATCGGATCCTGCCCCTGGAACAGCTCGCCCGCGAGATCCTCGTCGCAGACCGCCGGCGATAG
- a CDS encoding ParA family protein yields the protein MPVITFANTKGGAGKTTAVLLLATELARLGFRVSVLDADPQHWITRWYENSEGLLGNRLSVVPYVTMSTIDRQLQEQKARADFVLIDLPGSRSSLLAKAVGYADYVLIPVQGSAMDAQGGANVIELLQYLEDKADIRIRHSVVLTRVNSMVTTRAMTAVKDLLAARRVHLLETPIIERAAFRDMFGCGGTLYTMDAKRVSNLDKAQENARALALEVLKQIPKAQYADAPILRSVA from the coding sequence ATGCCTGTCATCACCTTCGCCAACACCAAGGGCGGCGCCGGCAAGACCACCGCCGTGCTGCTGCTTGCGACCGAGCTTGCCCGCCTCGGCTTCCGCGTCTCGGTGCTCGACGCCGACCCGCAGCACTGGATCACCCGCTGGTATGAGAATTCCGAAGGCCTGCTCGGCAACCGCCTGAGCGTCGTGCCCTACGTCACCATGAGCACGATCGACCGCCAGCTCCAGGAGCAGAAGGCCCGCGCCGATTTCGTTTTGATCGACCTGCCCGGTTCGCGTAGCTCGCTGCTTGCCAAGGCGGTCGGATATGCAGACTACGTGCTCATCCCCGTGCAGGGCTCCGCCATGGATGCGCAGGGCGGCGCAAATGTCATCGAGCTGCTGCAATATCTCGAAGACAAGGCCGATATCCGCATCCGCCATTCGGTCGTGCTGACCCGCGTCAACTCCATGGTGACGACGCGCGCCATGACGGCCGTAAAGGACCTGCTCGCTGCCCGCCGGGTGCACCTGCTCGAAACGCCGATCATCGAACGCGCTGCATTCCGCGACATGTTCGGCTGCGGCGGAACGCTCTACACCATGGATGCAAAACGCGTCAGCAATCTCGACAAGGCGCAGGAAAACGCCCGGGCGCTGGCGCTGGAAGTGCTGAAACAGATCCCCAAGGCCCAATACGCCGACGCGCCGATCCTCAGAAGCGTCGCCTGA
- a CDS encoding DUF1127 domain-containing protein, whose amino-acid sequence MNMARSFSNWRKYRQTINELDRMSARELRDLGIERSEIKSVARAAVGF is encoded by the coding sequence ATGAACATGGCACGTTCCTTCAGCAATTGGCGCAAGTACCGTCAGACCATCAACGAACTCGACCGCATGAGTGCACGCGAACTGCGCGATCTCGGCATCGAGCGCTCGGAAATCAAGTCGGTCGCCCGCGCCGCCGTCGGTTTCTGA
- a CDS encoding aminotransferase, with product MKIRDFGVEIWMNRYENHCEWNLAETCVESLTVAELLDMAGKREDILAELLPMKLTYGAIEGSERLRSLIAGMYEKQVLENVVVTHGAIGANALVHETLVEPGDRVISVLPTYQQHYSIPESFGADVQILKLTAEQGFLPDLAELRRLATPGTKLICLNNPNNPTGSLMDREFLLEVVEIARGCGAWILCDEVYRGTDQHGNGITASIADLYEKGISTGSMSKTYSLAGLRLGWIVGPRDLLHAVSIHRDYNTISVGMLDDHFAAIALENRDKILARSHAITRTNLAILAEWVDGEPLISWVKPKSGTTALLKYDLPLTSEAFCIRLLECTGVMLTPGSAMDMEGHLRIGYTNDEGVLREGLKRISAFLAEERAVLAA from the coding sequence ATGAAGATACGCGATTTCGGTGTTGAAATCTGGATGAACCGTTACGAGAACCACTGCGAGTGGAACCTCGCGGAAACCTGCGTAGAATCGTTGACCGTCGCGGAACTGCTGGATATGGCCGGCAAGCGCGAGGATATTCTCGCGGAACTCCTGCCGATGAAGCTGACCTACGGCGCCATCGAAGGCAGCGAGCGGCTGCGCAGCCTCATCGCCGGCATGTACGAAAAACAGGTGCTGGAAAACGTCGTCGTCACCCACGGCGCGATCGGCGCCAATGCGCTGGTGCACGAGACGCTGGTGGAACCGGGCGACCGGGTCATCTCGGTCCTGCCCACCTACCAGCAGCACTATTCCATCCCGGAAAGTTTTGGCGCGGACGTGCAGATCCTGAAGCTCACGGCCGAGCAGGGCTTTCTGCCGGATCTCGCAGAATTGCGCCGGCTCGCGACGCCCGGCACCAAGCTCATCTGCCTCAACAATCCGAACAACCCGACCGGCTCGCTGATGGATCGGGAGTTCCTGCTTGAGGTCGTCGAGATCGCGCGGGGCTGCGGCGCCTGGATCCTCTGCGACGAGGTCTATCGCGGCACCGACCAGCACGGCAACGGCATCACCGCCTCGATCGCCGATCTCTACGAGAAGGGCATCAGCACCGGCAGCATGTCGAAAACCTACTCCCTGGCGGGGTTGCGCCTCGGCTGGATCGTCGGGCCGAGGGACCTGCTACACGCCGTCTCGATCCACCGCGACTACAATACGATCAGCGTCGGCATGCTGGACGATCATTTCGCCGCCATCGCACTGGAAAACCGCGACAAGATCCTCGCCCGCAGCCACGCCATCACCCGGACCAATCTGGCCATCCTTGCTGAATGGGTGGACGGCGAACCGCTGATCTCCTGGGTGAAGCCGAAATCGGGCACGACGGCATTGCTGAAATACGATCTGCCGCTCACCTCGGAGGCTTTTTGCATCAGGCTCCTGGAATGCACCGGCGTCATGCTGACACCCGGCAGCGCCATGGATATGGAGGGGCACCTGCGCATCGGCTACACGAATGACGAGGGCGTGCTGCGCGAGGGTTTGAAGCGGATTTCGGCCTTTTTGGCAGAGGAACGGGCCGTTTTGGCGGCCTGA
- a CDS encoding XRE family transcriptional regulator, whose protein sequence is MHSQERGDVLAHVSGNLRRLRQAAGLSQAALAEASGISRRMIVALEGGDANISLSSLDKLAGAIGVGFVDLVRDPAQAPSAEINEVTWRGTDPESTAVLLGSAPATKETQMWLWSLGPGERYEAEPDPAGWHEMVFVTEGTLQLELSGTAKSYAAGTFAVYGTDRSYAYANPGTETVRFIRNVIS, encoded by the coding sequence TTGCACAGTCAAGAACGCGGCGACGTACTCGCCCATGTCTCCGGCAATCTGCGGCGCCTGCGGCAGGCAGCGGGCCTCAGCCAGGCGGCGCTGGCGGAAGCCTCCGGCATCAGCCGACGCATGATCGTTGCCCTCGAAGGGGGGGACGCGAATATCAGCCTGTCCAGCCTGGACAAACTCGCCGGCGCGATCGGTGTCGGTTTTGTCGATCTGGTGCGCGATCCAGCCCAGGCCCCCTCCGCCGAGATCAACGAGGTGACGTGGCGGGGGACGGATCCTGAAAGCACCGCGGTGCTGCTTGGCTCGGCGCCGGCGACGAAAGAGACGCAGATGTGGCTCTGGTCGCTGGGACCCGGCGAGCGCTATGAGGCCGAGCCCGATCCCGCAGGCTGGCACGAGATGGTGTTCGTGACGGAAGGCACGCTGCAGCTGGAGCTTTCCGGCACCGCGAAGAGCTATGCGGCCGGCACGTTTGCCGTCTACGGCACCGACCGGAGCTATGCCTATGCCAATCCCGGCACCGAAACCGTGCGCTTCATACGCAACGTGATTTCCTGA
- the chrA gene encoding chromate efflux transporter: MSDSAATSADLPEQPGHGVPFGEALRVWARVAALSFGGPAGQIAVMHRIVVDEKRWIGESRFLHALNYCMLLPGPEAQQLAVYIGWLMHRTAGGLAAGLLFILPGFLAILALSYIYVIFGDASVVEGLFFGLKAAVLAVVVQAVFRIGSRALANPAMIAIATGAFIAIFAFKVPFPLIVLVAAIVGYLGSKFGSRLFRTLGGHAAARGAVLQDRDSLLGEATPAHARPNLAWSLKISAALLCLWLGPVLLIWFFAGGNNVFAEIGTFFSKMAVVTFGGAYAALAYVAQEAVQHYGWLSPGEMLDGLGMAETTPGPLIMVLQFVGFLGAYRNPGSLDPMTAATLAAILTTWVTFVPCFLWIFLGAPFIEKLRGNVALSGAMSAITAAVVGVILNLAVWFAVHTLFADVTVFAAGPLHVELPVVATIILPAALLAAAAAFALFRLKASVLLTLGLCALAGMAWTLLVG, translated from the coding sequence ATGAGCGACAGCGCGGCCACGTCCGCCGATCTGCCGGAACAGCCCGGCCACGGCGTGCCCTTCGGTGAGGCGTTGCGTGTGTGGGCGCGCGTCGCGGCCCTCAGCTTCGGCGGCCCGGCAGGGCAGATCGCGGTCATGCACCGCATCGTCGTCGATGAAAAACGCTGGATCGGGGAGAGCCGTTTCCTGCACGCGCTGAACTACTGCATGCTGCTGCCCGGGCCGGAGGCCCAGCAGCTCGCAGTCTATATCGGCTGGCTGATGCACCGTACGGCCGGTGGTCTCGCCGCCGGCCTGCTGTTCATCCTGCCGGGCTTTCTGGCAATCCTGGCGCTGAGCTATATCTACGTCATCTTTGGCGATGCGAGCGTGGTCGAGGGCCTGTTCTTCGGCCTCAAGGCGGCGGTGCTGGCGGTGGTCGTGCAGGCGGTGTTCCGCATCGGCAGCCGCGCGCTGGCCAATCCGGCGATGATCGCCATCGCCACAGGAGCTTTCATCGCCATCTTCGCCTTCAAGGTGCCGTTCCCGCTCATCGTCCTCGTTGCTGCCATTGTGGGCTATCTAGGCTCGAAATTCGGGTCGCGGCTTTTCCGCACCCTGGGCGGTCATGCCGCCGCCAGGGGGGCCGTGCTTCAGGATCGTGATTCGCTGCTTGGCGAGGCGACGCCTGCCCATGCCCGCCCCAACCTCGCCTGGTCCCTGAAGATTTCGGCTGCACTTCTCTGTCTCTGGCTCGGGCCGGTCCTGCTGATCTGGTTTTTCGCTGGCGGAAACAATGTCTTCGCAGAGATCGGCACCTTCTTCAGCAAGATGGCGGTCGTCACCTTCGGCGGTGCCTATGCGGCGCTCGCCTATGTCGCGCAGGAAGCGGTTCAGCACTATGGCTGGCTTAGCCCCGGTGAAATGCTCGATGGGCTCGGCATGGCCGAGACCACGCCGGGACCGCTCATCATGGTGCTGCAATTCGTCGGCTTCCTCGGCGCCTATCGAAATCCGGGCAGTCTCGATCCCATGACGGCCGCGACGCTGGCCGCGATTCTCACCACCTGGGTCACCTTCGTGCCGTGTTTCCTCTGGATCTTCCTCGGCGCGCCCTTCATCGAAAAACTGCGCGGCAATGTGGCGCTCTCCGGGGCCATGTCGGCCATAACCGCGGCCGTCGTCGGCGTCATCCTCAACCTTGCGGTCTGGTTCGCCGTGCACACGCTCTTTGCCGATGTGACGGTGTTTGCCGCCGGGCCGCTGCATGTCGAGCTGCCGGTCGTGGCAACGATCATCCTGCCCGCGGCCCTGCTTGCCGCGGCGGCCGCCTTCGCGCTCTTCCGTCTCAAGGCCTCGGTATTGCTGACGCTCGGCCTGTGCGCCCTCGCCGGAATGGCCTGGACGCTGCTGGTCGGCTGA
- a CDS encoding metalloregulator ArsR/SmtB family transcription factor, with translation MSDPLSLTFAALADPTRRAILARLSEGDATVNEIAAPFAMSLPAVSKHLKVLETAGLITRSRTAQWRPCHLEAAPLKDANGWISNYRHFWEASFDRLDDYLKELQAGDPDKKS, from the coding sequence GTGAGCGACCCGTTGAGCCTGACCTTCGCCGCTCTTGCGGACCCGACACGCCGGGCAATCCTCGCACGACTTTCCGAAGGGGATGCGACAGTCAACGAGATTGCCGCCCCTTTCGCCATGAGCCTCCCCGCCGTCTCGAAGCACCTGAAGGTGCTGGAGACCGCCGGCCTCATCACGCGCAGCCGCACCGCCCAGTGGCGCCCGTGCCATCTGGAGGCCGCACCACTGAAGGACGCGAACGGCTGGATCTCCAACTACCGACACTTCTGGGAGGCGAGCTTCGACCGGCTCGACGATTATCTCAAGGAATTGCAGGCCGGCGACCCGGACAAGAAGAGCTGA
- a CDS encoding SRPBCC domain-containing protein translates to MQQTTKPAEQIGLVIERLIDAPASLVFRVWTSPEHMARWLGPKDFTSHSIRMDFRPGGAWSAIIRSPEGEEYPMGGTYREIVENDRIVFTFRWTEEDGPDTLVTVTVDDLGTRTRLTFAQTPFDTTESRDSHAEGWGECLDRLVAYILQNQASGGTNEEDLSRQLPLRRHPLRMRARLR, encoded by the coding sequence ATGCAGCAGACCACCAAACCCGCAGAACAGATCGGCCTTGTCATCGAGCGCCTGATCGACGCGCCCGCCTCGCTCGTCTTCAGGGTCTGGACCTCGCCGGAGCACATGGCCCGCTGGCTGGGGCCGAAGGATTTCACGTCCCATTCCATTCGCATGGACTTTCGCCCCGGCGGCGCCTGGTCGGCCATCATCCGGTCGCCGGAGGGCGAGGAATACCCGATGGGCGGCACCTATCGCGAGATCGTCGAGAACGACCGCATCGTCTTCACTTTCCGTTGGACCGAGGAGGACGGGCCGGACACGCTGGTGACCGTCACCGTTGACGATCTGGGGACCAGGACGCGGCTGACCTTTGCGCAGACGCCCTTTGACACCACCGAATCCCGCGACAGCCATGCCGAGGGCTGGGGCGAATGCCTCGACCGGCTCGTCGCCTACATCCTGCAAAATCAGGCCTCAGGAGGAACCAATGAAGAAGACCTATCACGGCAGCTGCCATTGCGGCGCCATCCGCTACGAATGCGCGCTCGACTTCGATGA
- a CDS encoding GFA family protein, which translates to MKKTYHGSCHCGAIRYECALDFDEGLRRCNCSFCRRTRMLKTFSKREDFKLISGEDHLVSYRADKSGWPEGDVDHYFCKRCGIRPFSRGYHKDFMGHFYCINAGTLDDVSEEEFSAAPVIYENGLADDFFNPPPEGLRAHL; encoded by the coding sequence ATGAAGAAGACCTATCACGGCAGCTGCCATTGCGGCGCCATCCGCTACGAATGCGCGCTCGACTTCGATGAGGGCCTCCGGCGCTGCAACTGCTCCTTCTGCCGGCGCACGCGCATGCTGAAAACCTTCTCCAAGCGCGAGGATTTCAAGCTGATTTCCGGCGAAGACCACCTTGTCAGCTACCGCGCCGACAAATCCGGCTGGCCGGAGGGCGATGTCGACCACTACTTCTGCAAGCGTTGCGGCATCCGCCCCTTTTCGCGCGGCTATCACAAGGACTTCATGGGGCATTTCTACTGCATCAATGCCGGCACGCTCGACGACGTCTCCGAGGAAGAGTTCAGCGCCGCGCCGGTCATCTACGAGAATGGGCTGGCGGACGATTTCTTCAATCCGCCGCCCGAAGGCCTACGGGCACACCTTTAG
- a CDS encoding SRPBCC domain-containing protein, with the protein MGIEQGTVDITKTFAAPVASIFAAWSEEGAQQAWGDPGPDWQMHFERFRFTVGESDICRFGPKDGPVYLNENHYLEITPDNRIAYASTLREEGALTFAGTVVVTFAPAEGGTRMRLIEQGLYFDGRDKADDHCAGWRAMLEAMDSYLQQGAHPAGR; encoded by the coding sequence ATGGGCATCGAACAGGGAACCGTCGACATCACGAAAACCTTTGCCGCACCGGTCGCGAGCATCTTTGCGGCTTGGTCGGAAGAAGGGGCGCAGCAGGCCTGGGGTGATCCCGGTCCGGACTGGCAAATGCATTTCGAGCGCTTTCGTTTCACCGTCGGCGAAAGCGACATCTGCCGCTTCGGCCCGAAGGACGGCCCGGTCTACCTCAATGAAAATCACTATCTGGAGATCACGCCGGATAACCGCATTGCCTATGCCAGCACCCTGCGCGAGGAGGGCGCACTGACGTTCGCCGGCACGGTCGTCGTGACCTTCGCGCCCGCAGAGGGCGGCACACGCATGCGCCTCATCGAGCAGGGCCTTTATTTCGACGGCCGTGACAAGGCGGACGACCACTGCGCAGGCTGGCGGGCCATGCTGGAGGCGATGGATTCGTACCTCCAGCAAGGCGCGCACCCTGCCGGGCGCTAA